ATGTCATTGCAATGGCAACATTCAATCGGAAATTTCACCTTGCAATCTTCAGGCTGTGCGGGCAAGAGCGACTTATTTCAATGATTGAAAACCTCTGGGACTCGCTAGATGCATACCGCGTGCTATTTCTTGGCGATGAAGATAACCGAACCTCGACCAATGAGGAACATGGCAAAATGCTTCTGGCGCTCAAGCAAAAAGACGTTAAAGAGTCCATTAGATTACAGGCTGTGCACCGCGAACATGCGCTAGCAGGCATTTTTGTGCAGATTGCTAATCGCGCTAAATAAGTCTCAAATAAATTACTTTCGCTCCATCGTCTAGGCTTATGCCTTATGACACCACAAGATTTGGCGAAGCACATTAAAGCTGCGGTGCTTTCTGCGATCTCAAGTGGTCAGCTAGCCCTTGATCTGACTGAAGTTCCCAGCCAGATTGTTGTCGATCGGCCAAAAAACCCGGAACACGGCGATTGGTCCACCAATATCGCAATGCAACTTGGGGGCAAAGCAAACAGTAATCCCCGAGCTGTTGCTGAGATTCTCTCGCCACTTCTCCTTCAAATTGACGGGGTAACAAAAGTCGATATTGCCGGCCCTGGCTTTCTGAACATCCAGCTTTCGTCAGCAAGTCAAGGCGAACTTGCGGTAACAGTGCTGGCACAGCGAGAGAAATTTGGACAAGGTGAATTATTTGCTGGCCGAAAAATCAACATTGAATTTATCTCGGCAAATCCGACTGGACCCCTGCACCTAGGGCATACTCGATGGGCAGCAGTGGGTGACGCAATTGCTCGGGTGCTTCGGGCGCAAGGCGCAGAAGTCGTTCGTGAATTTTACATAAATGACCGTGGTGTTCAGATGGATAAGTTCGGTGCATCAGTTCAGGCCCGCGCGCTGGGCAATCCAGTTCCTGAAGATGGTTATCACGGGGCTTATATCGATGATCTGGCCAAGCAAATTTTGCAAGAGCAGCCAGAGATTTTGAAATTGAATGGGGATGAACAATTAGTGGCGTTTCGAGAGGCTGCCTACAAATTGCAATTGGCCCAGCAACAATCAGTGCTCGCTGGATTTAACACAAATTTCAATGTTTGGTACTCCGAACGCTCGCTCCACGAGTCAGATGCAGTAAGTCGCGGTTTCGATCAACTGCGGTCTCAGGGTCATGTGTTTGAACACGATGGAGCAACTTGGCTTCGCACCACCGATTTTGACGATGACAAGGATCGAGTCTTAATCAAAGCAGATGGCGAGTTAACCTACTTTGCGTCTGACACCGCGTATTACGTGGATAAGCGAAACCGCGGCTTTGACCTTTGCATCTACTTACTAGGTGCAGACCATCACGGCTATGTCAACCGGCTCCGAGCGGTAGCGGCCTGTGCTGGTGATAATCCAGATTTGAATATCGAAGTCCTTATCGGCCAAATGGTGAAAATGATGAAGGATGGGGAAGAGGTGCGACTGTCCAAGCGTGCAGGCAACATCATCACGCTTGAAGACTTGGTGGAAGAAGTTGGAGTAGACGCTGCTCGGTATTCCCTAATTCGATATCCGGTCGATTCGCCATTGACTTTAGATCTAGACCTGCTAATTCAACGGACAAACGATAATCCGGTGTATTACGTTCAGTACGCACATGCCCGTATAGCATCGGTTCTTCGCAATGCTGCAGAGTTGGGAATAATTGGCGCTGATCCAAGTCTTTGGAACTCGGCGGATTTTGATCCCTCGTTACTCACTCATGAGCGCGAGGGCCAGTTACTTGGTTTACTTGCTGACTACCCTCGAGTTGTCACCAGTGCTGGCGAACTACGTGAACCACATCGAATCGCTCGGCACTTAGAGGAGGTCGCCACTGGTTACCACCGCTTCTATGACGCATGTCGAGTGCTACCACAAGGAGATGAACCGGCGACCGAATTGACGATCGCAAGATTGTGGTTGTGTGCGGCAGCTAGGCAAGTTATTGCAAATGGACTGGACTTGCTCGGCGTTTCTGCGCCCCAGCGAATGTAGCCAGAAACACTGAACCCATGTTTGGCGAATCAGTAATCTCTGGAACAATAGTTAGATGCCCTCTAATCAAAATGAGTTAGCGCCGAATGTTTGGCCGCAAACTGCTGCCCGCAACTCTGACGGTGCTATTGAGGTTGGCGGAGTGTCGGTAATTGATTTGGCCCGTCAGTACCAAACGCCTCTATATGTTTTAGATGAAGCGGATATCCGTTCCCGGGCCAAGGCCTATCAAACTGCATTTAACAGTGGCGAGGTTGAAACTGAAGTTTTTTATGCGGGCAAGGCATTTTTAGCAACGAAAGTGATTAGCTGGATAGCTTCCGAGGGCCTGAGCATTGATGTCTGTACCGCTGGGGAACTGGCTGTGGCCTTAAAGGCGGGCGTATCCCCGGAAAGAATACTTTTTCATGGCAACAATAAGAGCATCGATGAATTAACGCAGGCAATTCAACTCGGCATTGGCCGAATTGTCGTTGATAGTTTTCAAGAGATCTTGCGTTTAGCAGCTATTGCCAGCGAGCATGGCGTTACAGCGCAGGTCCTAATTAGATTGACGGTGGGCGTTGAGGCACATACTCACGAATACATAGCGACTGCCCACGAAGATCAGAAATTTGGCATCTCTATCGCAACAGGGGCTGCCTTAGAAGCAGCAAAACTGGTTATCGAGTCCGATTCATTGTCTTTACTCGGACTACATTCCCACATTGGTTCACAAATTTTCGATGCCGATGGTTTTGAGATAGCTGCGCATCGAGTTATTGAAACTGCAGCAAAGATCCGTGATGAGTTTGACTTCACTATTTCGGAGTTAAATTTAGGTGGCGGGATGGGGATTGCCTACCTAGCTGAAGATGACCCTTTGCAGGTTGCACAGATGGCGCACGCGCTTCATGAGATTGTCATTTCGCAGTGCCAACAGTTGAATTTTCCAGTTCCGCGCTTGTTGATTGAACCAGGCCGAGCAATCATTGGCCCAGCAGGCATTACCGTCTACGAGGTCGGAACAATCAAACAGGTTGATGTGTCTGATACGCAAACTCGACGCTACATCTCAGTTGATGGTGGAATGAGCGACAACATCCGCACCGCCCTGTACGAGGCGCAATACACGGCAGCATTGGCTTCACGCACGACAAACTCAATGGCGGTGGCATCACGCGTAGTTGGTAAGCACTGTGAAAGTGGCGACATTGTTATTCAAGATGCACAATTGCCAGCGGATATTGAGGCGGGAGATTTGCTCGCGGTCGCTGCAACTGGCGCTTACTGCCGAGCGATGGCGAGTAATTACAACTACATTGTTCGACCAGCAGTGGTTTCGGTTTGCAATGGGATTAGTGAAATAGTCTTGCGCAGGGAAACATTAGCCGATCTTTTGTCCCTTGACCCCGGAGCTGAGTGACAGCTCGCTGTTCAATCCAACATGACCAATACTGTGAACTTTGATCCAAGCAAAAAATCTGTTGCGGTAATTTGCTACGCCCCGATTAGCGATGAGAAATTGCTGACAACTCTGAAACAACTTTTTTCGCTTCGGCCAGCACACTGGAGAATGTCATTACAACTACTGCTTGATCGACCATCAGATTCACTTCTAAAATTAATTGAATCACTTGGCCTAGCGATAACTGTGGTACCCGTTAAAAGTAGTCGCAAATTAGCAAAGTCGAAACGGTTCGCTTTGCAAAACATCTCAAGGGATGTTGAAGCAATTATTTGGTTGGATGGGCGAGTGAATCTCAACTCTGCGGCCTACAACCAGTTAAATAACTTCAGCACGAGTTATCCCAGTGCAATTCTGATTGGCCAGTTCTTGGACAAATCTAAGTCCCTGGTTTTGGCAGGCGGATATCAGAAGTCTCACCTTCCAATCTTTGGCAAGAGAGCGGTAATGGCCGATAAGTTACCCGTCGATGTGACTGCCTTTGACAGCGCCTTAGTTTTTATTCCGAATGTGGTATTCAACAAAATCGGAAACCTTGGAACCAGAGCGAGTCCTGCTTCAGCAAATCGAAACTTCGTGCGGCGGGCCAAGCGTGCGAACTTTCGTACCCTGGTGTTACCTGGAAGTTTTGGCGACTTTCAGTAGTTTTGTGGGATCAAATAAGCGCACACTTAAATCATTGGATATGGGCGGCAAATCTGGTCTCCTTTTGGTCTGATTCGAGCCTTTCTGACAGACTTAGAAGCCAAAGCAAGTAACAAAGGAGTCATGATGTCTGCGCCAATTAAAATTGCGCTGCTCGGTGGTGGCACTGTTGGTCAGTCGGTAGCCAAGTTACTTGTCCAAAGTTCTGCGGATTTAGCTGCCCGCATCGGTCGTCCCGTTGAACTCGTGGGCATTGCAGTTCGCGATATCGATAAGGCGCGGCCGGGAATTGATTCATCATTAATTACCGCCGACGCACACAAACTTGCTGCTTCTGGAGCAGACATCGTGGTGGAAGTAATAGGTGGAATTGAACCAGCGAAAACTTTAATCGAAACCGCAATTTCAAATGGCAGTTCAGTAGTTACCGCCAATAAAGCTTTACTTGCTGTACACGGTTCCGAGCTGCATGCCCTTGCCGTAGCCAAGGGCGTCGATTTGTTTTACGAAGCTGCAGTTGCAGGGGCGATCCCGTTACTTCGACCACTGCGTGAATCATTGGCTGGCGATAGGGTTCGTCGGGTCCTTGGAATTGTCAATGGCACCACAAACTTCATCCTGAGCAAGATGTATGACGATGGTGCTAATTATGAAGATGTATTGGTCGAGGCGCAGGCGCTCGGTTATGCCGAGGCAGATCCAACTGCGGATGTAGAAGGTTATGACTCTGCTGCCAAGGCAGCAATTCTGGCTGGTCTGGCTTTCCATAGCAAAGTAACTATTGATGATGTTGCTCGCGAAGGAATGACAAAAGTCAGCGCCCTGGATATCGCAGCAGCAAAGTCGCTCGGCTGTGTCATCAAACTGTTAGCAGTAGCGGAACTGACCGATGATGATAAAGGCATTATTGTTCGCGTGCATCCAACTATGGTTCCGGCGAGCCACCCGCTCGCTAGTGTGCGCGATGCCTTCAATGCCGTATTCGTCGAAGCAGAGGCTGCTGGCCAGGTCATGTTCTATGGTCGTGGCGCTGGCGGTGATCCAACTGCAAGTTCAGTGCTTGGTGACATTGTCGCTGCCGCTCGCAATAAAGTTGCTGGCAGTGTCGATCCTGGTCAAAGTGACTATGCCGACTTGGAAATTCATGGCATCGGGGAGGCAAAGACTTCCTATTACCTGAATTTGCTGGTTGCCGATGAATCTGGAGTTTTGGCAGCAATTTCCAGTGAGTTTGCCCGCCATGGTGTTTCGATTCAGGCAGTGCGCCAGGACGATAATGGCCATGCCGCGAGTTTGATTATCCGTACCCACGTGGCAACAGATCAAAATCTGCAAGCGACCGTGGAAAGCTTGCGCAAAATGCCAGAGGTGCGTGATGTACTCGGTGTTATGCGGGTTGAAAGCGGGGGAACTGCTTAATGGCACATCAGTGGCGTGGAGTTATTGCAGAATATCGCGATCGGTTGCCAATTAATCCAGAAGATGTGGTGGTCACCCTTGGCGAAGGCGGGACCCCGTTAGTTCCTGCTTGCGAAATCTCAGAACGTACTGGCGCTGAGGTTTACTTAAAAGTAGAAGGAATGAATCCAACAGGATCATTTAAAGATCGCGGCATGACCATGGCCATCACGGATGCGCTGCGACATGGCTCGCGCGCTGTAATCTGTGCTTCTACTGGCAATACCAGTGCTTCTGCTGCTGCCTATGCGGCAAAAGCCGGGATGAAAAGTGCTGTTTTAGTTCCGCAAGGAAAAATTGCAATGGGGAAGTTGGCCCAAGCTGTGGTGCATGGGGCAACCATCTTGCAGGTAGACGGAAATTTTGACGACTGCCTAACTTTGGCTCGTGACCTTGCCCAGCAGTATCCGGTTGCATTAGTTAATTCAGTAAACCCAACACGCTTGCAAGGGCAAAAGACTGCCGCTTTTGAAATCGTTGATGCACTGGGTGACGCGCCGGATATTCACTGCTTGCCTGTTGGCAATGCTGGCAATATCAGCGCTTACTGGATGGGCTTTACTGAGTATTTCAATGACGATGTATCTAGCAAGCGACCACAAATGTGGGGATTCCAAGCTGCTGGCGCTGCCCCATTTGTTGCTGGACACCCGATCGAAAAGCCAGAGACTTTGGCTACCGCAATCCGGATTGGAAATCCTGCCTCCTGGGATTTCGCAGTTGCAGCTCGAGACGAATCGGGTGGTCTAATTGACAGTGTCACCGATGAGCAAATTTTGCAGGCCTACCATTTACTTGCCGAACGTGAAGGTTTTTTTGTTGAGCCAGCCAGTGCTGCAAGTGTGGCTGGACTAATTCAACAAGCGGAGCGCGGACTTGTTCCAGCTGGTGCAAAAATCGTTTGCACAGTCACCGGCAATGGACTGAAAGATACGCAATGGGCATTAAATGATGCGCCTGATCCTGTCGTAGTGCCAGTTGAAGTGCACCGCGCGGCTGATGCACTAGGTCTGGCCTGATGTTGGCGCGCGCGCGGGTTTCAGTTCCGGCAACTAGTGCAAACTTAGGTCCAGGTTTTGATTCGTTGGGCATTGCATTAGAGCTTCGTGATGTGGTGACTGCTGAGGTTGTAGCTAATCCAGGTGTACGAGTCACTGTTACCGGGGAAGGCTTGCAAAAACTACCCACAGACGAAAGTCATCTGGTAGCAAAAGTTTTACTAGAAGCACTTGACG
The Actinomycetota bacterium genome window above contains:
- the lysA gene encoding diaminopimelate decarboxylase, which encodes MPSNQNELAPNVWPQTAARNSDGAIEVGGVSVIDLARQYQTPLYVLDEADIRSRAKAYQTAFNSGEVETEVFYAGKAFLATKVISWIASEGLSIDVCTAGELAVALKAGVSPERILFHGNNKSIDELTQAIQLGIGRIVVDSFQEILRLAAIASEHGVTAQVLIRLTVGVEAHTHEYIATAHEDQKFGISIATGAALEAAKLVIESDSLSLLGLHSHIGSQIFDADGFEIAAHRVIETAAKIRDEFDFTISELNLGGGMGIAYLAEDDPLQVAQMAHALHEIVISQCQQLNFPVPRLLIEPGRAIIGPAGITVYEVGTIKQVDVSDTQTRRYISVDGGMSDNIRTALYEAQYTAALASRTTNSMAVASRVVGKHCESGDIVIQDAQLPADIEAGDLLAVAATGAYCRAMASNYNYIVRPAVVSVCNGISEIVLRRETLADLLSLDPGAE
- a CDS encoding homoserine dehydrogenase, with product MMSAPIKIALLGGGTVGQSVAKLLVQSSADLAARIGRPVELVGIAVRDIDKARPGIDSSLITADAHKLAASGADIVVEVIGGIEPAKTLIETAISNGSSVVTANKALLAVHGSELHALAVAKGVDLFYEAAVAGAIPLLRPLRESLAGDRVRRVLGIVNGTTNFILSKMYDDGANYEDVLVEAQALGYAEADPTADVEGYDSAAKAAILAGLAFHSKVTIDDVAREGMTKVSALDIAAAKSLGCVIKLLAVAELTDDDKGIIVRVHPTMVPASHPLASVRDAFNAVFVEAEAAGQVMFYGRGAGGDPTASSVLGDIVAAARNKVAGSVDPGQSDYADLEIHGIGEAKTSYYLNLLVADESGVLAAISSEFARHGVSIQAVRQDDNGHAASLIIRTHVATDQNLQATVESLRKMPEVRDVLGVMRVESGGTA
- a CDS encoding threonine synthase; protein product: MAHQWRGVIAEYRDRLPINPEDVVVTLGEGGTPLVPACEISERTGAEVYLKVEGMNPTGSFKDRGMTMAITDALRHGSRAVICASTGNTSASAAAYAAKAGMKSAVLVPQGKIAMGKLAQAVVHGATILQVDGNFDDCLTLARDLAQQYPVALVNSVNPTRLQGQKTAAFEIVDALGDAPDIHCLPVGNAGNISAYWMGFTEYFNDDVSSKRPQMWGFQAAGAAPFVAGHPIEKPETLATAIRIGNPASWDFAVAARDESGGLIDSVTDEQILQAYHLLAEREGFFVEPASAASVAGLIQQAERGLVPAGAKIVCTVTGNGLKDTQWALNDAPDPVVVPVEVHRAADALGLA
- a CDS encoding arginine--tRNA ligase, encoding MTPQDLAKHIKAAVLSAISSGQLALDLTEVPSQIVVDRPKNPEHGDWSTNIAMQLGGKANSNPRAVAEILSPLLLQIDGVTKVDIAGPGFLNIQLSSASQGELAVTVLAQREKFGQGELFAGRKINIEFISANPTGPLHLGHTRWAAVGDAIARVLRAQGAEVVREFYINDRGVQMDKFGASVQARALGNPVPEDGYHGAYIDDLAKQILQEQPEILKLNGDEQLVAFREAAYKLQLAQQQSVLAGFNTNFNVWYSERSLHESDAVSRGFDQLRSQGHVFEHDGATWLRTTDFDDDKDRVLIKADGELTYFASDTAYYVDKRNRGFDLCIYLLGADHHGYVNRLRAVAACAGDNPDLNIEVLIGQMVKMMKDGEEVRLSKRAGNIITLEDLVEEVGVDAARYSLIRYPVDSPLTLDLDLLIQRTNDNPVYYVQYAHARIASVLRNAAELGIIGADPSLWNSADFDPSLLTHEREGQLLGLLADYPRVVTSAGELREPHRIARHLEEVATGYHRFYDACRVLPQGDEPATELTIARLWLCAAARQVIANGLDLLGVSAPQRM